One window from the genome of Hippoglossus hippoglossus isolate fHipHip1 chromosome 10, fHipHip1.pri, whole genome shotgun sequence encodes:
- the canx gene encoding calnexin: protein MKISQNDGKWAVEDMKDSKLPGDKGLVLKSRAKHHAISAQLLRPFTFDTQPLIIQYEVNFQAGIDCGGAYVKLLTQTPDLDLDQFVDKTPYTIMFGPDKCGEDYKLHFIFRHKNPKTGEYEEKHAKKPDSDLRTYYTDKKTHLYTLVLNPDNTFEVLVDQTVVNSGSLLTDVTPPVNPLAEIEDPDDQKPEDWDERPKIQDPDAVKPEDWDEDAPAQIPDEDAVKPDGWLDDEPEYIGDPEAVKPEDWDVDMDGEWEAPQIPNSICESAPGCGAWNRPMIDNPSYKGKWKPPMIDNPNYQGVWKPRKVANPEFFEDLHPFRMSPFNAVGLELWSMTSDIFFDNFFISNDRNTAERWATDGWGLKKAAEGAADPGLATQMLNAAEERPWLWVVYVLTVALPLILIVIFCCTGKKKSAATPAEYKKTDEPQPDVKEEEQEEEEQEEKAEEAEESSPAAEGKSDKEESPGEEDEAENDEAENDEAEDPTADEKLEDDVLRRSPRNKKVRKD, encoded by the exons ATGAAGATATCGCAAAATGATG GTAAATGGGCGGTGGAGGACATGAAGGATAGTAAACTGCCCGGGGACAAAGGTCTTGTACTGAAGTCCAGAGCCAAACATCACGCCATCTCAGCCCAGCTGCTGCGACCTTTCACCTTCGATACCCAGCCCCTCATCATCCA GTACGAGGTGAACTTCCAGGCAGGGATTGATTGTGGCGGCGCCTACGTCAAACTGCTGACTCAGACTCCTGATCTCGACCTG gACCAGTTTGTGGATAAAACTCCGTACACCATCATGTTTGGACCTGACAAATGTGGAGAAGATTACAAACTTCACTTCATCTTCAGACACAAAAACCCCAAAACTGGAGAGTACGAAGAGAAACACGCTAAGAAACCAGATTCTGACCTGAGGACGTACTATACCGACAAGAAgacacacctgtacacactgg TGTTGAACCCTGACAACACCTTCGAGGTGCTGGTCGATCAGACGGTTGTGAACAGCGGCAGCCTGCTGACAGATGTGACCCCCCCTGTGAACCCTCTCGCCGAAATCGAGGACCCGGACGACCAAAAACCCGAGGACTGGGACGAGAGGCCCAAGATCCAGGACCCAGACGCAGTCAAGCCCGAGGACTG GGACGAGGACGCTCCCGCTCAGATTCCAGATGAAGATGCAGTGAAGCCAGACGGCTGGTTGGACGACGAGCCGGAGTACATCGGAGATCCTGAAGCCGTCAAACCTGAGGACTG GGATGTGGACATGGACGGTGAATGGGAGGCTCCTCAGATCCCTAACTCCATCTGCGAGTCAGCCCCCGGCTGTGGCGCCTGGAACCGTCCGATGATCGATAACCCCAGCTACAAGGGCAAGTGGAAGCCCCCAATGATcgacaaccccaactaccaG GGCGTCTGGAAGCCAAGGAAGGTCGCCAACCCTGAGTTCTTTGAGGACCTGCACCCGTTCAGGATGAGTCCGTTCAACGCTGTTGGACTCGAGCTCTGGTCCATGACCTCCGACATCTTCTTTGACAACTTCTTCATATCCAACGACCGCAACACGGCCGAGCGCTGGGCCACCGATGGCTGGGGACTGAAGAAggcagcagagggcgctgctgAT cctgGTCTGGCAACGCAGATGTTGAACGCTGCAGAGGAGCGTCCCTGGCTCTGGGTAGTCTACGTCCTCACTGTGGCTTTACCGCTCATCCTCATCGTTATCTTCTGCTGCACCGgcaag AAGAAGAGTGCGGCGACGCCAGCAGAATACAAGAAGACGGACGAACCTCAGCCTgatgtgaaggaggaggagcaggaagaggaggagcaggaagagaaggctgaagaggcagaggagagcagTCCAG CTGCAGAGGGCAAGAGCGACAAAGAGGAAAGTCCGGGAGAGGAAGACGAAGCTGAGAATGACGAAGCTGAGAATGATGAAGCTGAGGACCCCACAGCAGATGAG AAGTTAGAGGACGATGTTCTGCGGAGATCTCCCAGGAACAAGAAGGTCAGAAAAGACTGA
- the mgat4b gene encoding LOW QUALITY PROTEIN: alpha-1,3-mannosyl-glycoprotein 4-beta-N-acetylglucosaminyltransferase B (The sequence of the model RefSeq protein was modified relative to this genomic sequence to represent the inferred CDS: inserted 1 base in 1 codon), producing LSSSGDVVDIYQREFLALRERLHSAEQENLRRSKELNLVLEEIKRAIAEKQALRDINRTWSSLSEETRLKLWNVSSSKNVLQLPSVFHHLPHLLNREDSLQPAVHLGQGRTGVSIVMGVPSVKREVHSYLSDTLNSLMSELSAAEKDDCVIVVLIAEADQQYAVSVADNLKRLFPVEIQSGLLEVVSPSVHFYPDFSRLRESFGDPKERVRWRTKQNLDYCFLMMYAQTKGTYYVQLEDDIVARPNYFTTMKNFALQQPSEEWMILEFSQLGFIGKMFKSLDLSLIVEFMLMFYKDKPIDWLLDHIMWVKVCNPEKDAKHCDRQKANLRIRFKPSLFQHVGTHSSLAGKIQKLKDKDFGKQTLHKGHANPLAEVTTSLKTYQHFTLEKAYLGEDFFWAFTPVAGDFIRIRFFTPVRIERFFFRSANIEHPGDKVFNTSVEVLPFDNIQADKEALTDGREKTPKYHRTEDGFIRIGTFQNGIAEGGVDXTFGPLEAMRLSVLTDSPVWVILSEIFIKKAE from the exons ctctcctcctcaggagATGTGGTGGATATCTACCAGAGGGAGTTTCTGGCGTTGAGGGAGCGTCTCCACTCCGCGGAGCAGGAGAACCTGCGTCGCTCTaaggagctgaacctggtgctGGAGGAGATCAAACGAGCCATCGCAGAGAAACAGGCGCTCAGAGACATCAACCGGACCTGGAGCAGCCTCTCAG AGGAGACAAGGCTGAAGTTGTGGAATGTGAGCAGCAGTAAAAACGTCCTGCAGCTTCCCTCCGTCTtccatcatcttcctcacctGCTGAACAGAGAGGACAGTCTGCAGCCCGCTGTGCACCTGGGACAGGGACGCACTGGAG TCTCCATCGTGATGGGGGTCCCCAGTGTGAAGAGGGAGGTCCACTCGTACCTGAGCGACACCCTCAACTCTCTCATGTCCGAGCTCAGCGCCGCCGAGAAGGACGACTGCGTCATTGTCGTCCTCATCGctgag gcGGACCAACAGTACGCCGTCAGTGTAGCAGACAACCTGAAGCGCCT TTTTCCAGTGGAGATTCAGTCGGGTCTGTTGGAGGTCGTCTCTCCGTCCGTCCACTTCTACCCTGACTTCTCCCGACTCCGAGAGTCCTTCGGAGACCCAAAGGAGAGAgtgag GTGGAGGACGAAGCAGAACCTGGACTACTGTTTCCTGATGATGTACGCTCAGACTAAAGGAACTTACTACGTCCAG ctAGAGGACGACATAGTCGCTCGTCCCAACTACTTCACCACCATGAAGAACTTTGCGTTGCAGCAGCCGTCGGAGGAGTGGATGATCCTGGAGTTTTCTCAGCTCGGCTTCATCG GAAAGATGTTCAAGTCGTTGGACCTGTCGCTCATCGTCGAGTTCATGCTCATGTTCTACAAAGACAAGCCCATCGACTGGCTGCTGGACCACATCATGTGGGTCAAAGTGTGCAACCCAGAGAAGGACGCG AAACACTGCGACCGACAGAAAGCGAACCTGAGGATCCGCTTCAAGCCGTCGCTCTTCCAACACGTCGGCACGCACTCGTCTCTGGCTGGGAAAATACAGAAGCTCAAG GATAAGGACTTCGGGAAACAGACCCTGCACAAGGGTCACGCCAACCCACTGGCAGAGGTGACGACCAGCCTGAAGACCTACCAGCACTTCACCCTGGAGAAGGCCTACCTGGGGGAGGACTTCTTCTGGGCCTTCACACCTGTTGCGGGCGATTTCATACGGATACGATTCTTCACACCTGTCCGCATAGAGAG GTTTTTCTTTCGAAGCGCAAACATCGAACATCCAGGAGACAAAGTCTTCAACACATCGGTGGAGGTCCTGCCGTTCGAC aatATTCAGGCAGACAAAGAGGCCTTGACAGACGGGAGAGAGAAAACGCCAAAGTATCACCGGACAGAAGACGGATTTATCAGAATAG GAACGTTCCAGAATGGGATTGCAGAGGGGGGGGTGG CCACGTTCGGGCCCCTGGAGGCCATGCGTCTCTCTGTGTTGACGGACTCTCCGGTCTGGGTGATCCTCAGCGAG aTCTTTATAAAGAAAGCAGAGTGA